In the genome of Paramisgurnus dabryanus chromosome 18, PD_genome_1.1, whole genome shotgun sequence, one region contains:
- the rbm27 gene encoding RNA-binding protein 27 isoform X6, translated as MIIDNVDALKSWLAKLLEPICDADPTALANYVVALVKKDKPEKELRALCADQLDVFLQKETTGFVDKLFECLSTKNYLGNPPTKEETKIPVPKVEEKEEAGHVEDDRDNRRRRSPLRNRSDLNESRLVLERARDDRRRDDRKRWEAERHGKSGESYRDRHERHGGSSRGRSYSRSRSRSRSGSRGKSKEREHNQRRAEHRSKFEPERKETEPYNPSSAHLSNPHHQQTHPPPLLLSQHQFPTSGSTGVPNAVTVVAPAHLPDSTTESWSTYYNNHTDGKTFNKSAVKHRCRDYDEKGFCIRGDLCPFDHGNDPLIVDDVTLPTMIPFPPPPGLPRMPMPPMTEPPPGMPMPMPPHGQPPPPGIYPMPDSYDPEGYNPEAPGLTGPGRAPYRHFIPRIQTQRSNLIGLTSGDGPASRAANIVIQTEPSVTSMSNSEMKYSSEQENRKRPLNAGDGPQAKKPWMMDNRTRVPERADVWRKPTLQQPVATPQETFNNYGLNGQNFNNQNKPTFPKKTHYVNTKLEVRKIPRDLNNITKLNEHFSKFGTIVNIQVVFGGDPEAALIQYTVNDEARRAISSTEAVLNNRFIRVHWHREATPYAQEQGPGQSSNPSQQHPTAHKVVSKQHPAGAYVLNNTFPKHQTATGVFGSTGSAEPTSPSQEPSIGLMPPSNLQKGPFSRTVLKPASKSLGKTAKALEAQEVLKKKQEALKLQQDMRKKKQEMLEKQIECQKVLINRLEKNRGMKPEERANIMKTLKELTDKISQVKNEISPASHVTANTTREKTKTDAQKELLDAELDFHKKLTAGEDTTDLKRRLGQLQVEATRLGLIPAGRGKPPAALTRGRGRGRGRSLRGRGGGNHMVVDHRPRALTIIGVTQEEKEELMPHFVKFGEIEELRDQDATSVVMTFKTRSEAENAANQGATFKGRILQISWYKPKTPSVSTEPEEEESKEDVNTSGLHEPLSPFLLPEEEEEEDDEDDDYESRSWRR; from the exons ATGATTATAGATAATGTGGACGCTTTGAAATCTTGGCTGGCTAAACTTCTTGAACCCAT ATGTGATGCTGATCCAACTGCACTGGCGAATTACGTCGTGGCTTTAGTGAAGAAGGATAAACCTGAGAAAGAACTGAGAGCATTGTGTGCAGATCAGTTGGACGTTTTCCTCCAGAAAG AGACTACAGGGTTTGTGGATAAACTCTTTGAGTGTCTTAGCACAAAAAATTATTTGGGAAATCCACCTACTAAAGAGGAGACTAAAATCCCAGTGCCAAAGGTTGAGGAAAAGGAAGAG GCTGGTCATGTTGAAGATGACAGAGATAACCGAAGAAGACGAAGTCCATTAAGGAATCGTTCAGACTTGAATGAATCTAGGTTGGTCCTGGAACG GGCAAGGGATGATCGCAGAAGAGACGACCGCAAGCGCTGGGAAGCGGAACGCCACGGAAAGAGCGGAGAGTCGTACCGGGATCGTCACGAGCGTCACGGAGGCAGCTCGCGGGGGCGGAGCTACAGTCGCAGCAGAAGTCGTAGCCGGAGCGGCAGCCGTGGAAAGAGCAAAGAAAGAGAGCACAACCAGAGGAGAG CAGAACACAGATCCAAATTCGAACCGGAGAGGAAAGAGACAGAGCCTTACAACCCCTCTTCTGCCCATCTGAGTAACCCACATCACCAGCAGACCCATCCGCCCCCTCTGCTGCTTTCCCAGCACCAGTTCCCCACCTCGGGGAGCACTGGTGTCCCCAATGCCGTAACCGTGGTAGCGCCGGCTCACCTGCCTGACAGCACCACAGAGAGCTGGTCCACATACTACAACAATCACACAGACGGCAAGACGTTCAACAAGAGTGCAGTCAAACATCGTTGCAGGGACTACGACG AGAAAGGATTTTGTATACGAGGCGACCTCTGTCCGTTTGACCACGGTAATGACCCTCTGATCGTGGATGACGTCACGCTTCCTACCATGATCCCGTTTCCGCCTCCACCCGGCCTGCCCCGGATGCCTATGCCGCCCATGACGGAGCCTCCCCCGGGCATGCCTATGCCCATGCCTCCTCACGGGCAGCCTCCACCTCCAGGCATCTATCCCATGCCAG ACAGCTATGATCCTGAGGGTTATAACCCAGAGGCCCCGGGACTGACCGGGCCAGGCCGAGCTCCATACCGACATTTCATTCCCCGCATCCAGACCCAGAGATCCAACCTCATCGGCCTCACATCTGGAGATGGACCGGCTTCGCGAG cAGCTAATATTGTGATCCAGACAGAGCCGTCGGTCACGAGCATGTCGAACAGTGAAATGAAGTATAGCTCGGAGCAGGAGAACAGAAAAAGACCTCTGAATGCTGGAGATGGACCTCAAGCTAAAAAACCCTGGATGATGGACAA CCGTACGCGTGTTCCCGAGAGAGCTGACGTCTGGCGGAAGCCTACCTTACAACAACCCGTTGCTACACCTCAGGAGACATTTAATAACTATGGATTAAATGG GCAAAATTTTAATAACCAGAATAAACCCACCTTCCCAAAGAAGACTCATTATGTAAACACCAAACTAGAGGTGCGCAAAATCCCACGAGACCTAAACAACATCACCAAACTCAACGAACACTTCAGCAAGTTTGGAACCATCGTCAACATTCAGGTGGTGTTCGGGGGTGACCCGGAGGCGGCGCTGATCCAGTACACGGTCAACGACGAGGCTCGGAGGGCCATCTCCAGTACTGAAGCCGTACTTAACAACCGCTTCATCAGAGTCCACTGGCATAGAGAGGCCACGCCCTACGCACAGGAGCAGGGACCCGGTCAAAGCTCAAACCCTAGCCAACAGCATCCTACAGCACATAAG GTTGTCAGTAAGCAGCACCCTGCAGGAGCTTACGTGCTGAATAACACCTTCCCAAAACACCAGACAGCCACGGGAGTTTTTGGTAGCACTGGCAGTGCTGAACCCACCAGCCCGAGCCAAGAGCCCTCAATA GGTTTGATGCCGCCCTCCAATTTACAAAAGGGTCCATTCTCGCGTACGGTATTGAAACCTGCGTCGAAATCGCTGGGCAAGACGGCCAAGGCGCTAGAAGCTCAGGAGGTTCTGAAAAAGAAGCAG GAGGCACTGAAACTGCAGCAGGACATGAGGAAAAAGAAACAAGAAATGCTGGAGAAACAGATCGAGTGTCAAAAG GTCCTGATAAACCGTCTGGAGAAGAACCGAGGGATGAAGCCAGAAGAGAGGGCAAACATCATGAAGACTCTCAAAGAGCTGACGGACAAGATTTCTCAAGTGAAGAACGAGATCAGCCCGGCCTCGCACGTCACCGCCAACACCACCCGTGAAAAAACTAAAACAGAC GCACAGAAAGAGTTGTTAGACGCGGAGTTGGACTTCCATAAGAAGCTGACGGCAGGAGAGGACACAACAGACCTGAAGAGGAGGTTGGGTCAGCTGCAGGTGGAG GCAACTCGGCTGGGACTCATACCAGCTGGGCGCGGCAAGCCACCGGCAGCCCTAACCCGAGGAAGAGGAAGGGGCAGAGGGCGGAGCCTGAGAGGGCGCGGCGGAGGCAATCATATGGTGGTGGATCACCGACCTCGAGCCCTCACCATTATTGGCGTGACACAGGAAGAGAAAGAGGAGCTTATGCCACATTTTgtg aaatttgGTGAGATCGAAGAACTCCGCGACCAAGATGCTACTAGTGTCGTGATGACCTTCAAAACCCGTAGTGAAGctgaaaac GCTGCAAATCAAGGAGCGACGTTCAAAGGTCGAATCCTGCAGATCTCATGGTACAAACCTAAAACTCCATCTGTGTCTACTGAACCAGAAGAAGAGGAGTCAAAAGAGGATGTCAACACTTCAGGATTACAT GAGCCACTCAGCCCTTTCCTGCTTccagaggaagaggaggaggaagatgACGAAGACGACGATTACGAGAGCCGCTCGTGGAGACGATGA
- the rbm27 gene encoding RNA-binding protein 27 isoform X2 → MIIDNVDALKSWLAKLLEPICDADPTALANYVVALVKKDKPEKELRALCADQLDVFLQKETTGFVDKLFECLSTKNYLGNPPTKEETKIPVPKVEEKEEAGHVEDDRDNRRRRSPLRNRSDLNESRLVLERARDDRRRDDRKRWEAERHGKSGESYRDRHERHGGSSRGRSYSRSRSRSRSGSRGKSKEREHNQRREHRSKFEPERKETEPYNPSSAHLSNPHHQQTHPPPLLLSQHQFPTSGSTGVPNAVTVVAPAHLPDSTTESWSTYYNNHTDGKTFNKSAVKHRCRDYDEKGFCIRGDLCPFDHGNDPLIVDDVTLPTMIPFPPPPGLPRMPMPPMTEPPPGMPMPMPPHGQPPPPGIYPMPGPPLIPATGIVTQPHSRSSNSSPLALPGVGPPPPPPPPPPPSSSSSSSASLHPQYSLSEYSYDPEGYNPEAPGLTGPGRAPYRHFIPRIQTQRSNLIGLTSGDGPASRAANIVIQTEPSVTSMSNSEMKYSSEQENRKRPLNAGDGPQAKKPWMMDNRTRVPERADVWRKPTLQQPVATPQETFNNYGLNGQNFNNQNKPTFPKKTHYVNTKLEVRKIPRDLNNITKLNEHFSKFGTIVNIQVVFGGDPEAALIQYTVNDEARRAISSTEAVLNNRFIRVHWHREATPYAQEQGPGQSSNPSQQHPTAHKVVSKQHPAGAYVLNNTFPKHQTATGVFGSTGSAEPTSPSQEPSIGLMPPSNLQKGPFSRTVLKPASKSLGKTAKALEAQEVLKKKQEALKLQQDMRKKKQEMLEKQIECQKVLINRLEKNRGMKPEERANIMKTLKELTDKISQVKNEISPASHVTANTTREKTKTDAQKELLDAELDFHKKLTAGEDTTDLKRRLGQLQVEATRLGLIPAGRGKPPAALTRGRGRGRGRSLRGRGGGNHMVVDHRPRALTIIGVTQEEKEELMPHFVKFGEIEELRDQDATSVVMTFKTRSEAENAANQGATFKGRILQISWYKPKTPSVSTEPEEEESKEDVNTSGLHEPLSPFLLPEEEEEEDDEDDDYESRSWRR, encoded by the exons ATGATTATAGATAATGTGGACGCTTTGAAATCTTGGCTGGCTAAACTTCTTGAACCCAT ATGTGATGCTGATCCAACTGCACTGGCGAATTACGTCGTGGCTTTAGTGAAGAAGGATAAACCTGAGAAAGAACTGAGAGCATTGTGTGCAGATCAGTTGGACGTTTTCCTCCAGAAAG AGACTACAGGGTTTGTGGATAAACTCTTTGAGTGTCTTAGCACAAAAAATTATTTGGGAAATCCACCTACTAAAGAGGAGACTAAAATCCCAGTGCCAAAGGTTGAGGAAAAGGAAGAG GCTGGTCATGTTGAAGATGACAGAGATAACCGAAGAAGACGAAGTCCATTAAGGAATCGTTCAGACTTGAATGAATCTAGGTTGGTCCTGGAACG GGCAAGGGATGATCGCAGAAGAGACGACCGCAAGCGCTGGGAAGCGGAACGCCACGGAAAGAGCGGAGAGTCGTACCGGGATCGTCACGAGCGTCACGGAGGCAGCTCGCGGGGGCGGAGCTACAGTCGCAGCAGAAGTCGTAGCCGGAGCGGCAGCCGTGGAAAGAGCAAAGAAAGAGAGCACAACCAGAGGAGAG AACACAGATCCAAATTCGAACCGGAGAGGAAAGAGACAGAGCCTTACAACCCCTCTTCTGCCCATCTGAGTAACCCACATCACCAGCAGACCCATCCGCCCCCTCTGCTGCTTTCCCAGCACCAGTTCCCCACCTCGGGGAGCACTGGTGTCCCCAATGCCGTAACCGTGGTAGCGCCGGCTCACCTGCCTGACAGCACCACAGAGAGCTGGTCCACATACTACAACAATCACACAGACGGCAAGACGTTCAACAAGAGTGCAGTCAAACATCGTTGCAGGGACTACGACG AGAAAGGATTTTGTATACGAGGCGACCTCTGTCCGTTTGACCACGGTAATGACCCTCTGATCGTGGATGACGTCACGCTTCCTACCATGATCCCGTTTCCGCCTCCACCCGGCCTGCCCCGGATGCCTATGCCGCCCATGACGGAGCCTCCCCCGGGCATGCCTATGCCCATGCCTCCTCACGGGCAGCCTCCACCTCCAGGCATCTATCCCATGCCAG GACCTCCTCTCATCCCAGCCACTGGGATAGTCACTCAACCTCACTCTAGGAGCAGTAATTCTTCTCCTTTGGCCCTGCCTGGAGTAGGACCACCTCCTCCACCAccacctcctcctcctccttcttcctcctcctcctcctctgccTCTCTACACCCTCAGTACAGTCTGTCTGAAT ACAGCTATGATCCTGAGGGTTATAACCCAGAGGCCCCGGGACTGACCGGGCCAGGCCGAGCTCCATACCGACATTTCATTCCCCGCATCCAGACCCAGAGATCCAACCTCATCGGCCTCACATCTGGAGATGGACCGGCTTCGCGAG cAGCTAATATTGTGATCCAGACAGAGCCGTCGGTCACGAGCATGTCGAACAGTGAAATGAAGTATAGCTCGGAGCAGGAGAACAGAAAAAGACCTCTGAATGCTGGAGATGGACCTCAAGCTAAAAAACCCTGGATGATGGACAA CCGTACGCGTGTTCCCGAGAGAGCTGACGTCTGGCGGAAGCCTACCTTACAACAACCCGTTGCTACACCTCAGGAGACATTTAATAACTATGGATTAAATGG GCAAAATTTTAATAACCAGAATAAACCCACCTTCCCAAAGAAGACTCATTATGTAAACACCAAACTAGAGGTGCGCAAAATCCCACGAGACCTAAACAACATCACCAAACTCAACGAACACTTCAGCAAGTTTGGAACCATCGTCAACATTCAGGTGGTGTTCGGGGGTGACCCGGAGGCGGCGCTGATCCAGTACACGGTCAACGACGAGGCTCGGAGGGCCATCTCCAGTACTGAAGCCGTACTTAACAACCGCTTCATCAGAGTCCACTGGCATAGAGAGGCCACGCCCTACGCACAGGAGCAGGGACCCGGTCAAAGCTCAAACCCTAGCCAACAGCATCCTACAGCACATAAG GTTGTCAGTAAGCAGCACCCTGCAGGAGCTTACGTGCTGAATAACACCTTCCCAAAACACCAGACAGCCACGGGAGTTTTTGGTAGCACTGGCAGTGCTGAACCCACCAGCCCGAGCCAAGAGCCCTCAATA GGTTTGATGCCGCCCTCCAATTTACAAAAGGGTCCATTCTCGCGTACGGTATTGAAACCTGCGTCGAAATCGCTGGGCAAGACGGCCAAGGCGCTAGAAGCTCAGGAGGTTCTGAAAAAGAAGCAG GAGGCACTGAAACTGCAGCAGGACATGAGGAAAAAGAAACAAGAAATGCTGGAGAAACAGATCGAGTGTCAAAAG GTCCTGATAAACCGTCTGGAGAAGAACCGAGGGATGAAGCCAGAAGAGAGGGCAAACATCATGAAGACTCTCAAAGAGCTGACGGACAAGATTTCTCAAGTGAAGAACGAGATCAGCCCGGCCTCGCACGTCACCGCCAACACCACCCGTGAAAAAACTAAAACAGAC GCACAGAAAGAGTTGTTAGACGCGGAGTTGGACTTCCATAAGAAGCTGACGGCAGGAGAGGACACAACAGACCTGAAGAGGAGGTTGGGTCAGCTGCAGGTGGAG GCAACTCGGCTGGGACTCATACCAGCTGGGCGCGGCAAGCCACCGGCAGCCCTAACCCGAGGAAGAGGAAGGGGCAGAGGGCGGAGCCTGAGAGGGCGCGGCGGAGGCAATCATATGGTGGTGGATCACCGACCTCGAGCCCTCACCATTATTGGCGTGACACAGGAAGAGAAAGAGGAGCTTATGCCACATTTTgtg aaatttgGTGAGATCGAAGAACTCCGCGACCAAGATGCTACTAGTGTCGTGATGACCTTCAAAACCCGTAGTGAAGctgaaaac GCTGCAAATCAAGGAGCGACGTTCAAAGGTCGAATCCTGCAGATCTCATGGTACAAACCTAAAACTCCATCTGTGTCTACTGAACCAGAAGAAGAGGAGTCAAAAGAGGATGTCAACACTTCAGGATTACAT GAGCCACTCAGCCCTTTCCTGCTTccagaggaagaggaggaggaagatgACGAAGACGACGATTACGAGAGCCGCTCGTGGAGACGATGA
- the rbm27 gene encoding RNA-binding protein 27 isoform X5, which yields MIIDNVDALKSWLAKLLEPICDADPTALANYVVALVKKDKPEKELRALCADQLDVFLQKETTGFVDKLFECLSTKNYLGNPPTKEETKIPVPKVEEKEEAGHVEDDRDNRRRRSPLRNRSDLNESRLVLERARDDRRRDDRKRWEAERHGKSGESYRDRHERHGGSSRGRSYSRSRSRSRSGSRGKSKEREHNQRREHRSKFEPERKETEPYNPSSAHLSNPHHQQTHPPPLLLSQHQFPTSGSTGVPNAVTVVAPAHLPDSTTESWSTYYNNHTDGKTFNKSAVKHRCRDYDEKGFCIRGDLCPFDHGNDPLIVDDVTLPTMIPFPPPPGLPRMPMPPMTEPPPGMPMPMPPHGQPPPPGIYPMPGPPLIPATGIVTQPHSRSSNSSPLALPGVGPPPPPPPPPPPSSSSSSSASLHPQYSLSEYSYDPEGYNPEAPGLTGPGRAPYRHFIPRIQTQRSNLIGLTSGDGPASRAANIVIQTEPSVTSMSNSEMKYSSEQENRKRPLNAGDGPQAKKPWMMDKQNFNNQNKPTFPKKTHYVNTKLEVRKIPRDLNNITKLNEHFSKFGTIVNIQVVFGGDPEAALIQYTVNDEARRAISSTEAVLNNRFIRVHWHREATPYAQEQGPGQSSNPSQQHPTAHKVVSKQHPAGAYVLNNTFPKHQTATGVFGSTGSAEPTSPSQEPSIGLMPPSNLQKGPFSRTVLKPASKSLGKTAKALEAQEVLKKKQEALKLQQDMRKKKQEMLEKQIECQKVLINRLEKNRGMKPEERANIMKTLKELTDKISQVKNEISPASHVTANTTREKTKTDAQKELLDAELDFHKKLTAGEDTTDLKRRLGQLQVEATRLGLIPAGRGKPPAALTRGRGRGRGRSLRGRGGGNHMVVDHRPRALTIIGVTQEEKEELMPHFVKFGEIEELRDQDATSVVMTFKTRSEAENAANQGATFKGRILQISWYKPKTPSVSTEPEEEESKEDVNTSGLHEPLSPFLLPEEEEEEDDEDDDYESRSWRR from the exons ATGATTATAGATAATGTGGACGCTTTGAAATCTTGGCTGGCTAAACTTCTTGAACCCAT ATGTGATGCTGATCCAACTGCACTGGCGAATTACGTCGTGGCTTTAGTGAAGAAGGATAAACCTGAGAAAGAACTGAGAGCATTGTGTGCAGATCAGTTGGACGTTTTCCTCCAGAAAG AGACTACAGGGTTTGTGGATAAACTCTTTGAGTGTCTTAGCACAAAAAATTATTTGGGAAATCCACCTACTAAAGAGGAGACTAAAATCCCAGTGCCAAAGGTTGAGGAAAAGGAAGAG GCTGGTCATGTTGAAGATGACAGAGATAACCGAAGAAGACGAAGTCCATTAAGGAATCGTTCAGACTTGAATGAATCTAGGTTGGTCCTGGAACG GGCAAGGGATGATCGCAGAAGAGACGACCGCAAGCGCTGGGAAGCGGAACGCCACGGAAAGAGCGGAGAGTCGTACCGGGATCGTCACGAGCGTCACGGAGGCAGCTCGCGGGGGCGGAGCTACAGTCGCAGCAGAAGTCGTAGCCGGAGCGGCAGCCGTGGAAAGAGCAAAGAAAGAGAGCACAACCAGAGGAGAG AACACAGATCCAAATTCGAACCGGAGAGGAAAGAGACAGAGCCTTACAACCCCTCTTCTGCCCATCTGAGTAACCCACATCACCAGCAGACCCATCCGCCCCCTCTGCTGCTTTCCCAGCACCAGTTCCCCACCTCGGGGAGCACTGGTGTCCCCAATGCCGTAACCGTGGTAGCGCCGGCTCACCTGCCTGACAGCACCACAGAGAGCTGGTCCACATACTACAACAATCACACAGACGGCAAGACGTTCAACAAGAGTGCAGTCAAACATCGTTGCAGGGACTACGACG AGAAAGGATTTTGTATACGAGGCGACCTCTGTCCGTTTGACCACGGTAATGACCCTCTGATCGTGGATGACGTCACGCTTCCTACCATGATCCCGTTTCCGCCTCCACCCGGCCTGCCCCGGATGCCTATGCCGCCCATGACGGAGCCTCCCCCGGGCATGCCTATGCCCATGCCTCCTCACGGGCAGCCTCCACCTCCAGGCATCTATCCCATGCCAG GACCTCCTCTCATCCCAGCCACTGGGATAGTCACTCAACCTCACTCTAGGAGCAGTAATTCTTCTCCTTTGGCCCTGCCTGGAGTAGGACCACCTCCTCCACCAccacctcctcctcctccttcttcctcctcctcctcctctgccTCTCTACACCCTCAGTACAGTCTGTCTGAAT ACAGCTATGATCCTGAGGGTTATAACCCAGAGGCCCCGGGACTGACCGGGCCAGGCCGAGCTCCATACCGACATTTCATTCCCCGCATCCAGACCCAGAGATCCAACCTCATCGGCCTCACATCTGGAGATGGACCGGCTTCGCGAG cAGCTAATATTGTGATCCAGACAGAGCCGTCGGTCACGAGCATGTCGAACAGTGAAATGAAGTATAGCTCGGAGCAGGAGAACAGAAAAAGACCTCTGAATGCTGGAGATGGACCTCAAGCTAAAAAACCCTGGATGATGGACAA GCAAAATTTTAATAACCAGAATAAACCCACCTTCCCAAAGAAGACTCATTATGTAAACACCAAACTAGAGGTGCGCAAAATCCCACGAGACCTAAACAACATCACCAAACTCAACGAACACTTCAGCAAGTTTGGAACCATCGTCAACATTCAGGTGGTGTTCGGGGGTGACCCGGAGGCGGCGCTGATCCAGTACACGGTCAACGACGAGGCTCGGAGGGCCATCTCCAGTACTGAAGCCGTACTTAACAACCGCTTCATCAGAGTCCACTGGCATAGAGAGGCCACGCCCTACGCACAGGAGCAGGGACCCGGTCAAAGCTCAAACCCTAGCCAACAGCATCCTACAGCACATAAG GTTGTCAGTAAGCAGCACCCTGCAGGAGCTTACGTGCTGAATAACACCTTCCCAAAACACCAGACAGCCACGGGAGTTTTTGGTAGCACTGGCAGTGCTGAACCCACCAGCCCGAGCCAAGAGCCCTCAATA GGTTTGATGCCGCCCTCCAATTTACAAAAGGGTCCATTCTCGCGTACGGTATTGAAACCTGCGTCGAAATCGCTGGGCAAGACGGCCAAGGCGCTAGAAGCTCAGGAGGTTCTGAAAAAGAAGCAG GAGGCACTGAAACTGCAGCAGGACATGAGGAAAAAGAAACAAGAAATGCTGGAGAAACAGATCGAGTGTCAAAAG GTCCTGATAAACCGTCTGGAGAAGAACCGAGGGATGAAGCCAGAAGAGAGGGCAAACATCATGAAGACTCTCAAAGAGCTGACGGACAAGATTTCTCAAGTGAAGAACGAGATCAGCCCGGCCTCGCACGTCACCGCCAACACCACCCGTGAAAAAACTAAAACAGAC GCACAGAAAGAGTTGTTAGACGCGGAGTTGGACTTCCATAAGAAGCTGACGGCAGGAGAGGACACAACAGACCTGAAGAGGAGGTTGGGTCAGCTGCAGGTGGAG GCAACTCGGCTGGGACTCATACCAGCTGGGCGCGGCAAGCCACCGGCAGCCCTAACCCGAGGAAGAGGAAGGGGCAGAGGGCGGAGCCTGAGAGGGCGCGGCGGAGGCAATCATATGGTGGTGGATCACCGACCTCGAGCCCTCACCATTATTGGCGTGACACAGGAAGAGAAAGAGGAGCTTATGCCACATTTTgtg aaatttgGTGAGATCGAAGAACTCCGCGACCAAGATGCTACTAGTGTCGTGATGACCTTCAAAACCCGTAGTGAAGctgaaaac GCTGCAAATCAAGGAGCGACGTTCAAAGGTCGAATCCTGCAGATCTCATGGTACAAACCTAAAACTCCATCTGTGTCTACTGAACCAGAAGAAGAGGAGTCAAAAGAGGATGTCAACACTTCAGGATTACAT GAGCCACTCAGCCCTTTCCTGCTTccagaggaagaggaggaggaagatgACGAAGACGACGATTACGAGAGCCGCTCGTGGAGACGATGA